In Mugil cephalus isolate CIBA_MC_2020 chromosome 7, CIBA_Mcephalus_1.1, whole genome shotgun sequence, the sequence GACTTAGTTAACTTGGCGCCAGTTGCGCCTTGAGTTGTTGTTCGAGCCCTGTCTTACCTCGAGGGTGAGACCTGTGTACCATGGcctgtttttcatttgtgtgaatcCACAGGAAGCACTCGAGCACCAGACTCTTCCCACTGTGGTGCTTTAAAGTCTTCAGCCCTGGCTCGGAGATGTGATAACAAGAGTAAGTACACTAACCAACTTACTGCATACTCTCATACTCCCCATATCGTAGTGTTTTCACATGATGGTCTTACTGTTCTTAGATGATGAGGCTGACCCTTGCAGACGTGTAGAGGTTGGGGGGCAGCTGCAGGTAAGTGTTGAAATGGCAAATGTGTCTCTCTCCAGAGGAAGAAAGTGAATTAACCAGTACCTATAAAGCTCAAATGGcgatttttatttctgcaaacgCCTTGTGTTACTCCACGTTTGTTGGATCCCAAGACACGTGTCTCCCATCGTGCAGcttctttatactgtctatgtcTTCCTTGTCCAGCTCGAACTCAAACACCTAACGAGGTGAAGAGGAGTTTTGTTGTAATGGCTACAAGTTATAAATGATCATTCCTCAAAGCAGCTTTAAGTCACTTCACAACTCACCCGGCAGTTTTCCAAGACGCGCTCCTTTTTGGTGGACTTTGGAATTGTAACGACTCCGTTCTAAGTAGAGAACGTAAGAATTAATAACACCGTAAAAGTGTCTAAAAACTGACCTGTGTATTTTCATTTACTGTACGTCACCTGAACACTCCAGCGGATGCAGATCTGAGCTGGTGTGCGTTTGTGCTTTTCTGCTATCCGGCAAACCGTGGGATTGCTGAGGACTTGACCCTTGGCCAACGGACTGTAGCCTTCAAACACAATCCCCTCCTGGCGACAGTATTCTATGAGGTGATAGGGTTGCTGGAAAGGATGGTACTCCACCTGACGGGTCGAATCAGCGAAGGCATCTGAATGACTGgtttgatttatatatatatttatatacatatatgcgACAAATATGGCCCAAAATATTTGGAGtcggcattttttttattcagctgctgtttctgcaTGTGTAAATAATGTGATCAATAACAGAGGAACGTTTGCATGACGTGGGTGCTACTGTGGAGCAGTAGGCTAATCaattagcctgttgtctgctaactggtacagcgttacgACGTCTATGCGTCAGAATCTCATAGAATAACCTAAAGCAGTGTTTAGTGCTCCTGGTTGGAGCTTTTATCAGGTCACGTATGGACTGACGGAGCAGAAGATGCTCTACTCCACCGATACAATGAGCGGTTGCAAAGGCAACCATGACACTGATGAGTTGATTTACATACCTACCTGATGACAGTTCAACTACTGTGCAGTGGGGTGGGTCCAATTTAATGTGTACGTGTATAAATCACATCTGAATGACATGAACTTGGTGTTAAGGAGGTTTCAAAAGTACAGCAACCACATatgaaaaaagtgaaatttttaattttacatgatATCCTTATTACTGGACGTTGTACCTGATCAGACTTATCAAATGCATCACAACAGCACTGTAGTGTTTTGTACAAGTAAAGCCATTTACACTCAAGTGCATCACTCCTGAGATCTataatttatctgttttatGATTAAAGATATAGTTTAACCATTTAAGACTTAAACATCTGCCACAGGGGAAAAAacgcttgctgtatttgaatgcTGCTGAATTGGCCTTGAGTTTTACATGTGTGCCATAGGATGACAGGGTTCCAACCAACTTTGCTGAAAGAGAGGAAGTATTTCTTGTGGCTGAACACAACTGATATTGGTAAGTacgtacaaaaaataaataaggaaacaaataaaatagatagCCTTTGCTGCCACATGCATAATGAATAATCTCTTTTGGTTAGTTAACGagttaacattttggcccacaATTTGGTTTCGAGCTTAATCAACAATCGAAACCGAGGgctttctgaaaataaataaacccaccTGGTTAACATGTGGCACCACACTACAGTCTTCCTTCAGCTGGTCCAGGTGGTGGACCAGAAAGTTGCTCACCCCAATAGCACGGCAAACCCCTATAGTTACAAACAGAGACATCTTTGCTCTAAATACCCCAGTCTTTTATTATCTGATATTTACTGTAGGCACTCATGTAAGTCCATCATTTTTAGCCGAGAGAGGgagtaaaaaataattagtaaaGGATCCATTCAATGTTTTATCATCAAAAGATGATCTGTCAACCTGTTGACATGCTAGGGGCTACTTTCTTGTCTCTAACTAAATCCTATACCACGTTTTGTTTTACAACAACAATTACCTTCGTTATAAAGTTCCTCCAAAGCTCTCCAGGTCTCGGCTCTCATCTCCCTGTTGGAACGACCAGGTCTTAAAGACTCTGGCCAGTGCATCAGGTACAGATCTGAAACAAGGGAGCAGGAGATGATTTACCAAAAGAAAGGaaggcaacaacaaaaaaaaaggtagattTGTTCCACTGCAAAATTCTATGATGGTTTTTATCAATCGCATGTCATACCGAAATATTCCAGCCCCATCTCTGCGCAGGAGTCGAGGCAGGCCTTTTTTGCAGCTCTGTATCCGTAGTCCCCGGGCCACAGCTTATTGGTGATCCACAGATCACTTCGGGGTAGCCCACTTTCTTTGATGGCTTTACCCAGCATCTCCTCACAGCCGTAACGCTTTGCTGTGTCAATGTGGCGTATTCCGCATTCAGTGAGGGCGTACACAACGCCATCATGGGAGTATCCGCCATGATACGATGTGCCTGACGtagacaggaaacagaaattGGGGGtttttcacacagcagcaggttgAGGTTTTTACCCACAAGCCATCAGGCTGCTGAACTGCCACACACGCGTTTACAATTTCACtttattctctctttatttCAACCTATCTATACATATATTTATCTCATTTTGCCATGTGtctcttttatcttttcatccttttttattctattttattttatttatagtattttGCTTTCTGTGAGGTCAAGTGGGCCCCTGTGCCAAGAGCTTCAGTACTGGTAATGATGCTACATGGTCAGTATTTGACAATAAACAATCTTGGATCTCTAAATTAAGTAATggtaaaagaaaatgcagttgAAATGACTGTTAACTGagtgaaaacttttttcccctcttcttgGGACTGTATTGTGATAATACAACAATAGATATCAGAACATTGttaggaaaagaggaagaaagaaatacaaagtAACATTCAATGATTCACACAAGGAAAAGTTATCACAGCACTtctaataaatacattttaaaagcaattgacattttacaatataaaattttataccgtgtgtgtttctttgaacAAGCAGCTACTGTATTTTACGGTTACCAAAAGGTTTACCTAATCCAAGTATTGGAATCTGCAGACCATTGGAAAGTGGAACAGCAGGACAGCTCAACACTTGAGGAAAAGCCATGTTTCCCTTTAATTTGTCAATGTTGAGCAACCTGAATTACAAAAGGAGTTTGTCTCAATTAAACAATTCAAATGTGTCCTAGGCCATTATTACAAACATTATACACCGCCCACAAACTTCTAGAGTTCCAGCACAATGGCATACTTCTGAGGAAAACATAGCTTACCCGAGCTTTTCTGCAAGCAGCTCACTTTGGGTTTTGGCTCCCGTTGGTTATGGAAGAGAGTTTCTGTTTCTATCACGTTCAAAGTAATAATGGGAAGTCCACTCTTTTCAAAGAGTCGTCCCTTTTGGCTCGGCTCCCTCAGAAGAGCTCTTAAGACTCTCAAATTGCTCCTCAGAGCTTCCTATTTTAGCCTAATTTTGCAATTTTGTAACTCACTGTTACaggaaaagttttatttaatcaaattttaaatgaacaactcAACATAGACACAGCAACtccagcaaacaaatcaaataaataaaggccaAAGTCTTAAAATTATGACCCTCGGCATAAAGGCATTGGTTGGCATTTGGAAATACCAGATGCTACCGCTGAAAGGaaatattaactacctaaaatgacaatccatccttgaaaaaaaaaaaaaaaaaaaaaaaaattgacgtgcgttttagtgttttagtttggtcctaGACACATCCACTAATATGGAAGGGGTGGAGattgtgacctatactgcagccagacaccagggggagctctacttgctttggcctcACAGTTGAATAAGTGCTCcgttgtccatctttatactgtctgtgGTGTGTCCCTGGTCTGTACAGCTGCACCCGCAGACTCAGGGCGTCTGCACTCTTCCTAGTCTGTCCTGCATGTGAATGGCCTCATAGCGTGTCCATCAAAataaagtctggactctgtacAGCGGAGCA encodes:
- the zgc:110366 gene encoding glyoxal reductase; translated protein: MAFPQVLSCPAVPLSNGLQIPILGLGTSYHGGYSHDGVVYALTECGIRHIDTAKRYGCEEMLGKAIKESGLPRSDLWITNKLWPGDYGYRAAKKACLDSCAEMGLEYFDLYLMHWPESLRPGRSNREMRAETWRALEELYNEGVCRAIGVSNFLVHHLDQLKEDCSVVPHVNQVEYHPFQQPYHLIEYCRQEGIVFEGYSPLAKGQVLSNPTVCRIAEKHKRTPAQICIRWSVQNGVVTIPKSTKKERVLENCRVFEFELDKEDIDSIKKLHDGRHVSWDPTNVE